One Micromonospora sp. WMMD1120 genomic region harbors:
- a CDS encoding HAMP domain-containing sensor histidine kinase: MSWTPRRRVLLVGLLALLAGPVLPAMGKVVAVASWSWGQQFCDLPVPGLSTVCADLRPGASVLPLLAVLLVTVAALVALWFGAAWCLRPVVDLAGPIGHLGPQNLGHRIRPRGSDELARLSRAIDEMMERVSAGYEGQRRFAANASHELRTPLAVQRTLIEVGMARALNPDQLELLTGQLLETNERNERLIEGLLALSESDQGLRSRIPQRLDTIVEAVLASYQDRAREAGVTIDTHLAPRIVVGERVLLERLVTNLVENGIKYNRRGGSLTVAVSGVPALSVVNTGQPVPAEAVAGLFEPFRRLARDRTSHGGGAGLGLAIARSITQAHDGIIAARPAEHGGLRVDVQLPQLT, encoded by the coding sequence GTGAGCTGGACGCCCCGACGTCGGGTGCTGCTGGTGGGGCTGTTGGCGCTCCTGGCCGGGCCGGTGCTACCCGCGATGGGCAAGGTCGTGGCCGTGGCCAGCTGGAGCTGGGGGCAGCAGTTCTGCGACCTGCCGGTGCCCGGGCTGAGCACGGTCTGCGCCGACCTGCGCCCGGGAGCGTCCGTACTGCCCCTGTTGGCCGTGCTGCTGGTCACGGTGGCCGCGCTGGTGGCGCTCTGGTTCGGCGCGGCGTGGTGCCTGCGGCCGGTCGTCGACCTGGCCGGTCCGATCGGCCACCTCGGCCCGCAGAACCTCGGTCACCGGATCAGGCCCCGGGGCAGCGACGAACTGGCCCGGCTGTCCCGGGCGATCGACGAGATGATGGAACGCGTCTCCGCCGGCTACGAGGGGCAGCGGCGGTTCGCCGCGAACGCCTCGCACGAGCTGCGTACGCCCCTCGCGGTGCAGCGGACGCTCATCGAGGTCGGCATGGCCCGCGCGCTCAACCCCGACCAGTTGGAGCTGTTGACGGGCCAACTGTTGGAGACCAACGAGCGCAACGAGCGGCTGATCGAGGGTCTGCTCGCGCTGAGCGAGAGCGACCAGGGCCTGCGCTCGCGGATTCCGCAGCGGCTCGACACGATCGTCGAGGCGGTGCTCGCCTCGTACCAGGACCGGGCCCGGGAGGCGGGAGTCACCATCGACACCCACCTCGCACCCCGGATCGTCGTCGGCGAGCGGGTGCTGCTGGAGCGCCTGGTCACCAACCTGGTGGAGAACGGGATCAAGTACAACCGGCGTGGCGGCTCGCTGACCGTCGCCGTGAGCGGCGTACCCGCGCTGTCGGTGGTCAACACCGGCCAGCCGGTGCCGGCCGAGGCGGTGGCCGGGCTCTTCGAGCCGTTCCGTCGGCTCGCCCGCGACCGCACCTCACACGGCGGCGGGGCCGGCCTCGGCCTGGCCATCGCCCGCTCGATCACCCAGGCGCACGACGGCATCATCGCGGCCCGGCCCGCCGAGCACGGCGGTCTGCGGGTCGACGTCCAGCTACCCCAACTGACCTGA
- a CDS encoding pyridoxal-phosphate dependent enzyme, producing MSRTVDQVRVDVPEAARWLAGRVARTPVLRSPVIDELAGARVLLKAENLQHGGSYKMRGALRSVGRLAAAGHTGVIAQSTGNHAVAVALAARRHKLAATVVLPLDASPTKIDRARAAGARVVFAGTDVQERVALAAELSDDTGHPVVDAYDHPDVIAGQGTASLELIEEAERAGTPLDALVVPVGGGGGVAGACLAAAGTGIEVYGVEPAGCDSLARSLAAGERVTVAPTPTIADGLRPSCVGELPFAIVRDAVRGVIRVDDDEIAAAFRLLLMELKVVAEPSGAAGLAGALRLAPGNGALPDRRRTVGVVLTGGNVEAAMVARLLAHGAAEAASAQGPAGATTAQGPAEATAAQGVAA from the coding sequence ATGTCACGCACTGTTGACCAGGTTCGGGTCGATGTTCCGGAGGCCGCCCGCTGGCTCGCCGGCCGTGTGGCCCGCACCCCGGTGCTGCGGTCCCCGGTGATCGACGAACTCGCCGGGGCGCGGGTCCTGCTCAAGGCGGAGAACCTCCAGCACGGCGGGTCATACAAGATGCGCGGCGCGTTGCGGTCGGTCGGCCGGCTCGCGGCGGCCGGGCACACCGGTGTGATCGCGCAGAGCACCGGCAACCACGCGGTGGCGGTGGCCCTGGCGGCCCGGCGGCACAAGCTCGCGGCGACGGTGGTGCTGCCGCTCGACGCGTCCCCGACGAAGATCGACCGGGCCCGAGCGGCCGGGGCGCGGGTGGTGTTCGCCGGCACCGACGTCCAGGAGCGGGTGGCGTTGGCCGCCGAGCTGAGCGACGACACCGGGCACCCCGTGGTCGACGCCTACGACCACCCCGACGTCATCGCCGGGCAGGGCACCGCCAGCCTGGAACTCATTGAGGAGGCCGAGCGGGCGGGCACGCCGTTGGACGCGCTCGTCGTACCGGTGGGTGGTGGTGGCGGGGTGGCCGGCGCGTGCCTGGCCGCGGCCGGCACCGGCATCGAGGTGTACGGCGTCGAGCCGGCGGGTTGCGACTCGCTCGCCCGCAGCCTGGCGGCGGGCGAGCGCGTCACTGTCGCGCCCACGCCGACCATCGCGGACGGGCTGCGGCCCTCGTGTGTGGGCGAGTTGCCGTTCGCCATCGTGCGGGACGCGGTGCGGGGCGTCATCCGGGTGGACGACGACGAGATCGCGGCGGCGTTCCGACTGCTCCTGATGGAGCTGAAGGTGGTCGCCGAGCCGTCCGGCGCGGCGGGCCTGGCCGGCGCGCTCCGGCTCGCGCCCGGGAACGGCGCGCTGCCGGATCGGAGGCGGACCGTCGGCGTGGTGCTGACCGGCGGCAACGTGGAGGCGGCGATGGTCGCCCGGCTGCTGGCGCACGGGGCCGCCGAGGCGGCGAGCGCGCAGGGACCCGCCGGGGCGACGACCGCGCAGGGACCCGCCGAGGCGACGGCCGCGCAGGGGGTGGCGGCATGA
- a CDS encoding D-alanine--D-alanine ligase family protein produces the protein MSAPTRIGILFGGPSAEHEVSCASALGVARALAGGGYRTVAIGVTRGGGLRLMPDALLAELRDRPAAERAIDDQLVVTGPAVELRRGPFAGVVQVFAGNAPGAVHAELDVIFPVLHGPFGEDGVVQGLLESLNVPYVGCGILASAVGMNKVAMKRALRAEGIPVTPYVAFDAQTYREVEDPEELVRGLTRPLFVKPASMGSSIGISRVDDGDDLAAAVEEALRHDQHVLVEQGIAARELECAVLGGWRPEASAVGEVRVAGGWFDYQQKYFGVADPMIVPAVLPDEVTAAVRELSLRAFAAIGGWGLARVDFLYEETTGALYVNELNTMPGFTAHSMYPKVWAAAGVSYREVVDRLVELAHTRHAGRPASTVGSLR, from the coding sequence ATGAGCGCGCCCACCCGGATCGGCATCCTGTTCGGCGGGCCCTCGGCGGAGCACGAGGTGTCCTGCGCCTCCGCGCTCGGGGTGGCTCGGGCGCTCGCCGGGGGCGGTTACCGAACCGTCGCCATCGGCGTCACTCGTGGCGGCGGCCTCCGACTGATGCCCGACGCGTTGCTGGCCGAGCTGCGCGACCGGCCGGCCGCCGAGCGGGCCATCGACGACCAGTTGGTGGTGACCGGGCCGGCGGTGGAGCTGCGCCGCGGTCCGTTCGCGGGTGTCGTGCAGGTGTTCGCCGGCAACGCGCCCGGCGCGGTGCACGCCGAGCTGGACGTCATCTTCCCGGTGCTGCACGGCCCGTTCGGCGAGGACGGCGTGGTGCAGGGGCTGCTCGAGTCGCTGAACGTGCCGTACGTCGGCTGCGGCATCCTGGCCTCGGCGGTGGGCATGAACAAGGTCGCGATGAAGCGGGCGCTGCGGGCCGAGGGTATCCCGGTCACCCCGTACGTCGCGTTCGACGCCCAGACGTACCGGGAGGTGGAGGACCCGGAGGAGCTGGTGCGGGGGCTGACCCGGCCGCTCTTCGTCAAGCCGGCCAGCATGGGCTCCTCGATCGGCATCTCCCGGGTCGACGACGGCGACGACCTGGCCGCCGCCGTGGAGGAGGCGCTTCGCCACGACCAACACGTCCTGGTCGAGCAGGGGATCGCCGCCCGGGAGCTGGAGTGCGCGGTGCTCGGCGGCTGGCGCCCCGAGGCGTCGGCGGTCGGCGAGGTACGCGTCGCCGGTGGCTGGTTCGACTACCAGCAGAAGTATTTCGGCGTCGCCGACCCGATGATCGTCCCGGCCGTGCTGCCGGACGAGGTGACGGCGGCGGTCCGCGAGCTGTCGCTGCGCGCGTTCGCCGCGATCGGCGGTTGGGGCCTGGCCCGGGTCGACTTCCTCTACGAGGAGACGACCGGCGCGCTGTACGTCAACGAGCTGAACACCATGCCCGGCTTCACCGCGCACTCGATGTACCCGAAGGTGTGGGCCGCCGCCGGTGTCAGCTACCGCGAGGTGGTGGACCGGCTCGTCGAGCTGGCCCACACCCGGCACGCCGGACGACCGGCGAGCACCGTGGGGAGCCTCCGGTGA
- a CDS encoding M15 family metallopeptidase: MILLSDPRVAAVPSSDDGDPLVDLRAVPELRLDGRAADPAGAYARLRAGVVDRLLAAQRALPAGLRLLVVEGYRPYRAQLAIFTGYRDELRRRHPDWSPERVHRETTKFVSPVEVAPHSTGGAVDLTLCTDDGVELDLGTEIDATPEDSADACFTDAPAIGATARRHRQIMVDALGGAGMVNYPTEWWHWSYGDRYWALITGAPQTRYGPVDLAAVRSIPVPAER, encoded by the coding sequence GTGATCCTGCTCTCCGACCCCCGGGTGGCGGCCGTACCCAGCTCCGACGACGGCGACCCGTTGGTGGACCTGCGTGCGGTGCCGGAGTTGCGGCTCGACGGCCGGGCGGCCGACCCGGCCGGGGCGTACGCCCGCCTGCGGGCCGGTGTGGTCGACCGCCTGCTGGCCGCGCAGCGGGCCCTGCCGGCCGGGTTGCGACTGCTCGTCGTCGAGGGCTACCGGCCGTACCGGGCGCAGTTGGCCATCTTCACCGGCTACCGGGACGAACTGCGTCGGCGACACCCGGACTGGTCGCCCGAGCGGGTGCACCGGGAGACCACCAAATTCGTCTCACCCGTCGAGGTGGCGCCACACAGCACCGGCGGTGCCGTGGACCTGACGCTGTGCACCGACGACGGCGTCGAACTGGACCTGGGCACGGAGATCGACGCCACCCCGGAGGACAGCGCGGACGCCTGCTTCACCGACGCGCCGGCGATCGGCGCCACCGCCCGCCGACACCGGCAGATCATGGTGGACGCCCTCGGCGGCGCGGGGATGGTGAACTACCCGACCGAGTGGTGGCACTGGTCGTACGGCGACCGTTACTGGGCGCTGATCACCGGTGCGCCGCAGACCCGATACGGGCCTGTCGACCTGGCCGCCGTGCGATCCATACCGGTGCCGGCTGAACGGTAG
- a CDS encoding SUKH-3 domain-containing protein, which translates to MIDREQAEQLAATWARRDSQRLGHECTAMVDEFDLGYVITSVVPTEARTVPGDLPTTVIDKQTGAVTTWPRVPSSVVAELYRRSQPAGPTAPRTVDPSSLLVRQIHRGPTPNTEAHLTIDGRIWTAQGTRAEVPLNHHPLVRDYLAQLPPGGLVRGGEAHAELIVVSDVLHEYDHRRAAEGIAPMGRAEAAALLERARLEVFRVREPGDPAGGPADLPCDSCIAFLVRANVLPESARAHIEPWRAPAAPDPDPGRFPAEVANALVAAGWQPHIGDQLMAAAAVRDVTAVSGRTHRHEAFPAAVEALTAFPSLVGARRGRGAQVWISRFDIRPHTIAHTADTLADFGAVLGSRLFPIGTEQQDSILAVDERGRVFALDQAGDWFLGDTIDAALTTLLLGRAPARVHDDGTWQADRSG; encoded by the coding sequence GTGATCGACCGCGAACAGGCGGAGCAGCTGGCGGCCACCTGGGCCCGCCGCGACTCGCAGCGCCTCGGCCATGAGTGCACAGCGATGGTCGACGAGTTCGACCTCGGCTACGTCATCACGTCGGTCGTGCCCACCGAGGCGCGCACGGTGCCTGGTGACCTGCCCACCACCGTCATCGACAAGCAGACCGGAGCTGTGACCACCTGGCCCCGGGTGCCGAGCTCGGTGGTCGCGGAGCTGTACCGGCGCAGCCAGCCCGCCGGGCCGACCGCTCCGCGCACCGTCGACCCGTCGAGCCTGCTGGTCCGGCAGATCCATCGTGGACCGACCCCGAACACCGAGGCGCACCTGACGATCGACGGGCGGATCTGGACGGCCCAGGGCACGAGAGCCGAGGTGCCGCTCAACCACCACCCGCTCGTACGCGACTACCTGGCCCAGCTACCGCCCGGCGGTCTGGTCCGGGGCGGGGAGGCGCACGCCGAGCTGATCGTGGTCTCCGACGTCCTGCACGAGTACGACCATCGCCGGGCCGCCGAGGGCATCGCGCCGATGGGCAGGGCCGAGGCGGCCGCACTGCTGGAGCGCGCCCGCCTGGAGGTCTTCCGGGTACGGGAACCGGGCGATCCCGCCGGTGGGCCGGCCGACCTGCCCTGCGACTCGTGCATCGCCTTCCTGGTGCGGGCGAACGTCCTACCGGAGTCGGCGCGCGCGCACATCGAGCCGTGGCGGGCGCCGGCGGCACCCGACCCCGATCCCGGCCGGTTCCCGGCGGAGGTGGCCAACGCGTTGGTGGCGGCCGGGTGGCAACCGCACATCGGCGACCAACTCATGGCCGCCGCCGCGGTACGGGACGTGACGGCGGTGTCGGGGCGTACGCACCGGCACGAGGCGTTTCCCGCGGCCGTCGAGGCGCTCACCGCCTTCCCCAGCCTGGTCGGCGCCCGGCGGGGCCGCGGCGCGCAGGTGTGGATCTCCCGGTTCGACATCCGCCCGCACACCATCGCGCACACCGCGGACACCCTCGCGGACTTCGGCGCGGTCCTCGGCTCCCGCCTGTTCCCGATCGGCACCGAACAACAGGACAGCATCCTGGCGGTGGACGAGCGGGGCCGGGTCTTCGCGTTGGACCAGGCCGGCGACTGGTTCCTCGGCGACACCATCGACGCCGCGCTGACGACGCTCCTGCTCGGCCGGGCCCCCGCGCGGGTCCACGACGACGGCACCTGGCAGGCCGACCGGAGCGGCTGA
- a CDS encoding YbaB/EbfC family nucleoid-associated protein: MSERADRSGNRELRARFDDVYGQYQQLRSGLDTLQTRLAELRVTRRSADGQVTATVGAQGRLLGVELTPAVYRDRDAGALGRKITETIQDAAEAAADATRDLVAETMPAGSGSADFLRTGDFGTLLGRADAVLGRGEGPA, translated from the coding sequence GTGAGCGAACGCGCGGACCGGAGCGGCAATCGTGAGCTACGGGCCCGATTCGACGACGTCTACGGGCAATATCAGCAGCTCAGGTCCGGTTTGGACACGCTGCAGACCCGGCTCGCCGAGCTGCGGGTGACCCGCCGGTCGGCCGACGGGCAGGTCACGGCGACCGTCGGCGCCCAGGGCCGGTTGCTCGGGGTCGAGCTGACGCCCGCCGTCTACCGCGACCGGGACGCCGGGGCGCTCGGTCGGAAAATCACCGAGACCATCCAGGACGCCGCCGAGGCCGCCGCCGACGCCACCCGTGACCTCGTCGCCGAGACCATGCCGGCCGGCTCCGGGTCGGCGGACTTCCTCCGTACCGGAGATTTCGGCACGCTGCTCGGCCGGGCCGACGCGGTGCTCGGCAGGGGTGAGGGGCCGGCATGA